One part of the Thermodesulfobacterium commune DSM 2178 genome encodes these proteins:
- the murI gene encoding glutamate racemase, with the protein MIGVFDSGLGGLTVVKELLLKVKGYKIVYFGDTARTPYGTKSPETVTRYAVENTRFLLKLGAKIIVVACHTASSTAMPVLKQTFPEIPFFEVVTPSMEKALRLTKSKKIGLIGTRTTVESRVYDRLFAEKDPEIKLYSNPAPLLVPLIEEGWLKKPETRRIVKKYLIPLKMRGIDTLILGCTHYPIIKKLIQEKAGKRIKLVDPSEEVASNVANFIEEHPEVKTTLETNGLEIFVSDLTAYFGKIAEMFLGRKVELKKVSIEEMVNF; encoded by the coding sequence ATGATAGGGGTATTTGACTCAGGTTTGGGTGGACTTACGGTAGTCAAAGAGCTTTTACTTAAGGTAAAAGGTTACAAGATTGTTTATTTTGGAGACACAGCAAGAACTCCTTATGGGACTAAAAGCCCTGAAACAGTTACCAGATATGCCGTTGAAAACACGAGGTTTTTACTAAAGCTTGGAGCTAAGATAATAGTAGTTGCCTGCCATACCGCTTCAAGCACCGCTATGCCGGTATTAAAGCAGACTTTTCCAGAGATTCCTTTTTTTGAGGTAGTTACCCCTTCTATGGAAAAGGCCCTAAGGCTTACCAAAAGTAAAAAAATAGGACTTATTGGCACCAGGACAACCGTAGAAAGCAGGGTATATGACAGGCTTTTTGCAGAAAAAGACCCGGAGATAAAGCTTTATTCAAACCCAGCTCCCTTACTAGTGCCACTTATAGAAGAAGGGTGGCTTAAAAAACCTGAAACCAGAAGGATAGTAAAAAAATACCTGATCCCTCTTAAAATGAGAGGCATAGATACTTTAATCTTGGGGTGTACCCATTATCCTATCATTAAAAAACTTATCCAGGAAAAGGCAGGGAAAAGAATAAAACTGGTAGATCCATCAGAGGAGGTAGCTTCTAACGTAGCTAATTTTATAGAGGAACATCCAGAGGTTAAGACAACCTTAGAGACAAACGGGTTAGAAATTTTTGTTTCCGATTTAACCGCCTATTTTGGAAAGATTGCCGAGATGTTTTTAGGAAGAAAGGTAGAGTTGAAAAAAGTTTCTATAGAAGAGATGGTCAACTTTTAA
- the dapB gene encoding 4-hydroxy-tetrahydrodipicolinate reductase, producing MPVKAIVAGAAGRMGKTLINLIFNNPEIDLVGAFEHPEHPAVGKDVGEVVGLPKTGIIVEGSLEKVIEKGDVIIDFTFHKASLENIKINAKYKKAYVLGTTGFTKEELEEIHQLAKQNFPLVQDYNMSMGVNLLCKLVEITAKVLAEGYDIEIIEAHHRMKKDAPSGTALKLANVIAQALGRSDKDYRFCREGIIGERTPKEIGIQTIRGGDIVGEHTVLFAGIGERIELTHKASSRETFARGAIKAAIWVVGKEPGVYGMQDVLGLRNL from the coding sequence ATGCCGGTAAAAGCTATAGTAGCAGGTGCTGCAGGTAGGATGGGTAAAACCCTCATTAACCTTATTTTTAATAATCCTGAAATAGATTTAGTAGGGGCTTTTGAACATCCTGAACATCCTGCTGTAGGAAAAGACGTAGGAGAAGTGGTAGGTCTCCCTAAAACAGGAATCATCGTAGAAGGAAGTTTAGAAAAGGTTATAGAAAAAGGAGATGTAATCATAGATTTTACCTTCCATAAAGCCTCCTTAGAAAACATAAAAATCAACGCTAAATACAAAAAGGCTTATGTTTTGGGAACAACAGGTTTTACCAAAGAAGAACTAGAAGAGATCCATCAACTGGCTAAACAAAACTTTCCTTTAGTTCAGGACTACAACATGAGTATGGGAGTTAATCTTCTTTGCAAGTTGGTAGAGATTACCGCTAAGGTGCTTGCTGAAGGTTATGACATCGAAATCATAGAGGCCCATCATAGGATGAAAAAAGACGCCCCCAGTGGGACAGCTTTAAAGTTGGCCAACGTAATAGCTCAGGCTTTAGGTAGGAGCGATAAGGATTATCGGTTTTGTAGGGAAGGTATCATAGGAGAAAGGACTCCTAAGGAAATAGGAATACAAACGATAAGAGGAGGAGACATCGTAGGAGAACATACGGTGCTTTTTGCCGGTATAGGAGAAAGAATAGAGCTTACCCATAAAGCAAGCTCAAGAGAAACCTTTGCCAGAGGGGCTATCAAAGCTGCGATTTGGGTGGTTGGTAAAGAGCCTGGGGTTTATGGAATGCAGGATGTCCTTGGTTTAAGAAATCTTTAG
- a CDS encoding P-loop NTPase — protein MEEKICPTKDLQALREELKKHTGLRDVRFVLAVGSGKGGVGKTTASTLISLGLKANGYSVGLFDLDFYGPNVNFALGLKNTPPLIEFGKIKPVLGPFQLKVMSLALMVSEKEPVFMRGLMASKLLQELVGKVEWGPLDFLVLDLPPGTGDIFLTMLDLFAPEGFVLVTTANKMALADALRTVGILREKQVPVLGVIKNFSGVFEQQDAFKEFLEKTKLPLLFELPFIEELSSCEDLTELFQLPGKKELLQNMVDQILERVFRIR, from the coding sequence ATGGAAGAAAAAATTTGTCCTACTAAAGATTTACAAGCCTTAAGGGAAGAACTAAAAAAACATACCGGTTTAAGGGATGTTAGGTTTGTTTTGGCTGTGGGAAGTGGTAAGGGAGGGGTAGGGAAAACTACCGCCTCAACCCTTATCTCTCTTGGTTTAAAGGCTAATGGATACTCGGTTGGACTGTTTGACCTGGATTTTTACGGTCCTAACGTTAATTTTGCTTTAGGTTTGAAAAATACCCCCCCTTTGATCGAATTTGGAAAAATAAAGCCGGTATTAGGTCCTTTTCAGTTGAAGGTAATGAGCTTAGCCCTTATGGTTTCTGAAAAAGAGCCGGTTTTTATGAGAGGGCTTATGGCTTCTAAACTTTTGCAGGAGCTTGTAGGGAAGGTTGAATGGGGTCCTCTTGATTTTTTAGTTCTTGACCTACCTCCTGGTACCGGGGACATCTTTCTTACCATGCTTGACCTTTTTGCCCCAGAGGGTTTTGTGCTGGTTACCACTGCCAACAAGATGGCTTTAGCAGATGCCTTGCGGACTGTGGGTATTTTAAGAGAAAAACAGGTGCCAGTTTTAGGGGTAATCAAGAATTTTTCTGGGGTCTTTGAACAACAAGACGCGTTTAAAGAGTTTTTGGAAAAAACTAAACTTCCTCTACTTTTTGAGCTCCCTTTTATAGAGGAGCTTTCCTCGTGTGAGGATTTGACCGAGTTGTTTCAATTACCTGGGAAAAAGGAGCTTTTACAAAATATGGTAGACCAGATACTTGAGAGAGTATTTAGGATACGATAG
- a CDS encoding Rossmann-like domain-containing protein, translated as MGIYTELVERALPYARAKKIKRMVIGIHYTMVEVERCGTGLAYTLLPEIKNCCELDGSINFWKLPADIAIKGYLSFNQIESLVGLATINAIFSGRKENLKNAVEGDLFSILKFDYRDEVLMVGRFDPVLRKLQGKVKKVWLLEKEEDITTFSIEEIKDKLKLAIITSSTLVNKTLERILESLYGVPEVALMGPTTPLCPEVFRFTPITWLCGAIVRDPDQLFIKICEGKGTQAFFKANTPKPILEKINLRVKK; from the coding sequence ATGGGAATTTATACTGAGCTTGTAGAAAGGGCTCTTCCGTATGCCAGGGCTAAAAAAATAAAAAGAATGGTGATAGGAATTCACTATACGATGGTTGAGGTAGAAAGGTGTGGGACAGGGCTTGCTTATACTCTTTTGCCTGAAATTAAGAACTGTTGCGAGTTAGATGGTAGTATTAACTTTTGGAAATTACCTGCAGACATAGCGATAAAAGGTTATCTTTCTTTTAACCAGATTGAGTCGCTCGTAGGACTTGCAACCATCAATGCTATCTTTTCTGGCAGGAAAGAAAATTTAAAAAATGCTGTAGAAGGGGATCTTTTTTCAATACTCAAGTTTGACTATAGAGATGAAGTTCTTATGGTAGGGAGATTTGACCCTGTACTTCGCAAACTTCAAGGGAAGGTTAAAAAGGTTTGGTTATTAGAAAAAGAGGAAGACATAACAACCTTTTCTATAGAGGAAATCAAGGATAAACTTAAGTTGGCTATAATTACTTCTTCAACCTTGGTTAACAAGACGTTAGAACGGATTTTAGAGAGTCTTTATGGGGTACCTGAGGTGGCTTTGATGGGACCGACCACCCCTCTTTGTCCTGAGGTTTTCCGTTTTACCCCTATAACTTGGCTTTGTGGAGCCATAGTAAGAGACCCTGACCAACTTTTTATTAAAATTTGTGAAGGTAAAGGAACTCAAGCCTTTTTTAAGGCCAATACCCCGAAACCTATACTTGAAAAAATTAACCTAAGGGTAAAAAAATGA
- a CDS encoding IS110 family transposase, translated as MLLEEIDHDQNQQIKLISSIRGISPKLAVHFIAEVKDVNRFSNAKKLIKYAGTDPVIKQSEKFRINMSISKQGSPWLRNILFQMAVGVVTWNSYFREYFLRKKKEFKSYKKAMVAVMNKLIRVIYGLCKKGSYFNPVLSFNSKNFISICEGSHA; from the coding sequence ATGCTCCTTGAAGAAATAGATCACGACCAAAACCAACAAATAAAGCTCATTTCCTCTATCAGGGGAATTTCTCCAAAACTTGCAGTTCATTTTATCGCTGAAGTTAAGGATGTGAACAGATTTTCCAATGCCAAAAAACTTATAAAATATGCTGGCACTGACCCAGTAATAAAACAGTCGGAAAAATTTAGGATAAACATGAGTATTTCTAAACAAGGAAGTCCCTGGCTCAGAAACATTCTTTTTCAGATGGCAGTAGGAGTAGTAACCTGGAATTCTTATTTCAGGGAGTATTTTTTGCGCAAGAAGAAGGAGTTTAAGAGCTATAAGAAAGCAATGGTAGCGGTGATGAATAAGCTCATAAGGGTGATCTATGGACTTTGCAAGAAAGGAAGTTATTTTAATCCTGTCTTGAGTTTTAACTCTAAAAATTTTATTTCTATTTGCGAGGGTTCTCATGCTTAA